From Candidatus Methylomirabilota bacterium, one genomic window encodes:
- a CDS encoding type II toxin-antitoxin system prevent-host-death family antitoxin — translation MKSAGIAALKTHLSRYLEQVKSGQEIIITERGVPVAKLVPLSSEVRRESRRERLARAGLLQLGRGRVRASLLKPPRGPQAAGRGVLEALLAERRDAR, via the coding sequence ATGAAGTCCGCAGGCATCGCGGCTCTCAAGACGCATCTCAGCCGGTATCTCGAGCAGGTCAAGAGCGGCCAGGAAATCATCATCACCGAGCGGGGCGTTCCCGTGGCGAAGCTCGTCCCACTCAGCTCGGAGGTCCGACGGGAGTCGCGCCGAGAGCGACTGGCTCGCGCGGGACTCCTCCAGCTCGGTCGCGGACGGGTCCGGGCGTCGCTCCTCAAGCCGCCCCGAGGGCCACAGGCGGCCGGCCGGGGCGTGCTCGAGGCCCTCCTGGCCGAGCGGCGTGACGCCCGCTGA
- a CDS encoding type II toxin-antitoxin system VapC family toxin, with the protein MFWDSSAVVPCLVAEARSAGLLSLLRSDPEMALWWASPVECQSALYRRHREGGLPVAVLQDALSRLVGLVEDADFVAPTNPLRERASRLLAAHPLRAGDALQLAAALAWCGEAPQGERFVCLDDRLREAGRREGFQILPA; encoded by the coding sequence ATGTTCTGGGACAGCTCGGCGGTCGTGCCCTGCCTCGTGGCAGAGGCACGCTCCGCCGGGCTTCTCTCGCTCCTGCGGTCCGACCCCGAGATGGCTCTCTGGTGGGCTAGCCCGGTGGAGTGCCAATCGGCGCTGTACCGCCGACACCGCGAGGGCGGCCTGCCGGTCGCGGTGCTCCAGGATGCCCTGTCGCGCCTGGTCGGGCTGGTGGAAGACGCGGACTTCGTCGCGCCGACGAACCCGCTTCGCGAGCGGGCATCCCGCCTGCTGGCGGCGCATCCGCTCCGAGCAGGCGACGCCTTGCAGCTTGCCGCGGCCCTCGCCTGGTGCGGCGAAGCCCCACAGGGCGAGCGCTTCGTGTGTCTGGACGATCGCTTGCGCGAGGCGGGCCGGCGGGAGGGCTTCCAGATCCTGCCTGCGTGA
- a CDS encoding glycerol-3-phosphate dehydrogenase/oxidase, giving the protein MSRLAGLEAEVFDAVIVGGGMAGAGVARELALRGLSCVLVEKADFASGTTSRSSKLIHGGLRYLELFDFGLVRESLRERETLARLAPHLIRPLPFLVPVHQGGSRSLIKVRIGLRLYDFLTPGKRTERYRTMAREEALRLEPTLRPDDLVGAGYYFDDLLLSPERLCLENGLSARRAGARALNYTQAEDFQPQPGGGWRVRVRDLVGGDGVTVAGRVLVNAAGPWVDRIREMAGIWDHGTRILRTTKGSHVVLPRLTERAIYLSTQDDRMVFVIPWREFSLVGTTDTDFDGNPDRVWTTAEDVQYLLAETRRVLADPRVTGANIVYTYAGVRPLTFDGASAGKRASAVSRQHRVIAEGPDDRFLSITGTKLTCFRSLAQHVGDEVVKRLGKGEPSRSARFALDGSDEEAGALEVQAMLDVTEAVRASGLEPGQVAALVATYGRRAGAVLDLARRLPGGAERLCKSAPEIVAQLHWAVDAELTVSLQDFLLRRTGIGTGPCLGLDCAVAIAQRMGALCGWSARRTDAELDAYHAVVRQALRFRSG; this is encoded by the coding sequence ATGAGTCGGCTGGCCGGGCTCGAGGCCGAGGTCTTCGACGCCGTCATCGTCGGGGGCGGGATGGCGGGCGCCGGTGTGGCGCGCGAGCTCGCCCTGCGGGGGCTCTCGTGTGTCCTGGTGGAAAAGGCCGACTTCGCCTCCGGCACGACCTCCCGCTCCTCCAAGCTGATCCACGGGGGGCTGCGCTACCTCGAGCTCTTCGACTTCGGTCTGGTCCGGGAGTCGCTGCGGGAGCGGGAAACGCTGGCCCGCCTGGCGCCCCACCTCATCCGGCCGTTGCCGTTCCTGGTTCCGGTTCACCAGGGAGGCTCCCGGAGCCTCATCAAGGTCCGGATCGGCCTCCGCCTCTACGATTTCCTCACCCCCGGCAAGCGGACGGAGCGCTATCGGACGATGGCGCGGGAGGAGGCGCTCCGGCTCGAGCCGACGCTGCGGCCCGACGACCTGGTCGGCGCCGGCTACTACTTCGACGACCTGCTCCTCTCGCCCGAGCGGCTCTGCCTCGAGAACGGGCTCTCCGCGCGGCGCGCCGGGGCCCGCGCGCTCAACTACACGCAGGCCGAGGACTTTCAGCCCCAGCCCGGGGGCGGCTGGCGGGTGCGGGTGCGCGACCTGGTCGGCGGCGATGGCGTCACGGTCGCCGGCCGCGTCCTCGTCAACGCCGCCGGGCCGTGGGTCGATCGGATCCGGGAGATGGCGGGGATCTGGGACCACGGCACCCGCATCCTGCGGACGACCAAGGGGAGCCATGTCGTCCTGCCGCGGCTGACCGAGCGCGCGATCTACCTCTCGACCCAGGACGATCGGATGGTCTTCGTCATTCCCTGGCGGGAGTTCTCGCTGGTCGGCACCACCGACACCGACTTCGACGGCAATCCCGACCGTGTGTGGACGACGGCCGAGGACGTCCAGTATCTCCTCGCCGAGACCCGGCGCGTCCTCGCCGACCCGCGCGTGACCGGCGCCAACATCGTCTACACCTACGCCGGCGTCCGCCCCCTGACCTTCGACGGCGCGTCGGCCGGCAAGCGGGCCTCCGCGGTCTCCCGCCAGCACCGGGTGATCGCCGAGGGTCCCGACGATCGCTTCCTGTCCATCACGGGCACCAAGCTCACCTGTTTCCGCAGCCTCGCCCAGCACGTCGGCGACGAGGTGGTCAAGCGGCTCGGCAAGGGGGAGCCCAGCCGGAGCGCCCGGTTCGCGCTGGACGGGTCCGACGAGGAGGCGGGGGCGCTCGAGGTGCAGGCGATGCTCGACGTGACGGAGGCGGTCCGGGCCTCGGGGCTCGAGCCGGGGCAGGTGGCGGCGCTGGTGGCCACCTATGGCCGGCGGGCCGGTGCCGTGCTGGATCTGGCCCGGCGCCTGCCGGGGGGGGCGGAGCGCCTCTGCAAGAGCGCCCCCGAGATCGTGGCCCAGCTCCACTGGGCGGTGGACGCGGAGCTGACGGTGTCGCTGCAGGACTTCCTCCTCCGGCGGACCGGGATCGGCACCGGGCCCTGCCTCGGTCTCGACTGCGCGGTGGCGATCGCCCAGCGGATGGGCGCGCTCTGCGGGTGGAGCGCCCGGCGCACCGATGCCGAGCTCGACGCCTACCACGCGGTCGTTCGTCAGGCCCTCCGGTTCCGAAGCGGCTGA
- a CDS encoding HAD-IIA family hydrolase produces the protein MRPRFPYRGFIFDLDGTVYLGERLLPGAKAVIPALRADGRRVCFLSNKPIQSREEYAAKLTRLGVPAEVDEVINSSYVLARYLAREAPGARCFVIGEPPLIAELARAGLRPVDGPQADYVVVAFDRTFDYRKLDVALQAVKRYGARLIGTNPDRTCPVEDGEIPDAAGMIGAVEGVTGRKVEPIVGKPSPITLEVALQRLALTPAECAVVGDRLETDITMGKAAGLATILVLTGVTHKGDPAIARWQPDHVIESLEDFLA, from the coding sequence GTGAGGCCCCGTTTCCCCTATCGCGGCTTCATCTTCGACCTCGACGGCACCGTGTATCTCGGGGAGCGCCTCTTGCCGGGGGCCAAGGCCGTCATCCCCGCCCTCCGGGCCGACGGCCGGCGCGTGTGCTTTCTCTCGAACAAGCCCATCCAGAGCCGGGAGGAGTACGCGGCCAAGCTGACGCGGCTCGGCGTGCCCGCCGAGGTGGACGAGGTCATCAACTCGTCCTACGTCCTCGCCCGCTATCTGGCGCGCGAAGCCCCGGGCGCGCGCTGCTTCGTGATCGGGGAGCCGCCGCTGATCGCCGAGCTCGCGCGCGCGGGGCTCAGGCCGGTCGACGGCCCGCAGGCCGACTACGTCGTGGTCGCGTTCGACCGCACGTTCGACTACCGCAAGCTCGACGTGGCCCTCCAGGCCGTGAAGCGGTACGGCGCGCGCCTCATCGGCACGAACCCGGACCGGACCTGCCCGGTCGAGGACGGCGAGATCCCGGACGCCGCCGGGATGATCGGCGCCGTCGAGGGCGTGACCGGCCGGAAGGTCGAGCCGATCGTCGGCAAGCCGTCGCCGATCACTCTCGAGGTGGCGCTCCAGCGTCTCGCGCTGACGCCGGCCGAGTGCGCGGTGGTCGGCGACCGCCTCGAGACGGACATCACGATGGGCAAGGCGGCCGGGCTGGCGACGATCCTCGTCCTGACCGGCGTCACGCACAAGGGAGATCCGGCCATCGCGCGCTGGCAGCCGGACCACGTGATCGAGTCGCTCGAGGACTTTCTGGCATGA